A window from Parambassis ranga chromosome 13, fParRan2.1, whole genome shotgun sequence encodes these proteins:
- the wdr81 gene encoding WD repeat-containing protein 81 isoform X2: protein MDWLIHAVEKDLGIDRRQQCLGPRPGELVALVPTRWVMALRERRVMRCARFDSINEAEIRTYLQSAQAKLPHGWTRVCIQGLRKSKLSYRLARDSCPQQMESQSQDSYVKTMQCVSQHNVRNLWREAHYKLVQAYSGASEQMHIAAVDAVRHALQKLFNSTFVSLDRASPSLSPAREKEKENYLLPSSSCFSKSQSDHLCPNLLPAECLMETAETLYVILPYTQYSLHDIVSFSPAKLANSHAKVLFILYQLLIALQACHAAGLSCGELSLQDIAVDEQLCSRLKLNLAHYEHLGTELNADSSVGGRHEPKSVLPRGSACVRQVNKKICKDCFDELKTLVLHWVHGRVSNFHYLMELNRLAGRREGDPNYHPVLPWVVDFTVPFGKFRDLRRSKFRLNKGDKQLDFTYEMTKEALAAAAGNGVGGGGVGGDLGGCVGASGAGQSDHLHVPHHISDVLSDITYYVYKARQTPKSVLCSHVRSQWEPNEYPASMERMQSWTPDECIPEFYTDPSIFRSIHPDMPDLDVPSWCKSCEEFIEVHRRLLESREVSQHLHHWIDLTFGYKLSGKEAVKAKNVCLHLVDNHTNLTTYGVVQLFDQPHPPRLSPAQYAPAEPPLLGLAALNVPSLHIPPIDTVADTVDGLVPESTGCESSGWTMVDRDEDLEQGTEALDSLASTGSSTSAPCSVPLPSISTVGGKTGEHTAHIVSQSPSSFPGDFSLRSAMLQRGGSMNKKHGEGSVTATNAEENKITLPEGFNPLQPLEELEKLNNFLVKSLQAEVWHPEASGDRMGQGLITESLPSLILLYQRDMQALGVLIAEIFYSGKLRGLKPETPLRQRFQAVLKLCSANLRDVPLSLHNALETLLQIEKHCGVAHRELPDCPYPLLFKYDPICDGLPPPNPYQLLNSIISPLPFPSYFSALHQFIFSYHTKIETLCSIQGRDVVFYLWQQLEALLRSNITAEGLEILLPFILALMLEEATAVYAAWYLFEPISQVLGPRNAHKYLLKPLINVYENPHCLRGRFYLYTDCFILQLIVRLGLQAFLSNLLPHVLQVITGFESCISGSGAEACKGLRTGMCNLGEEEEEDFQCGEVRPSSGSVGGNMGGSSGASGGVGVVGDSGLVDYSSGISLNDQVFLSEAEDFQNGFYVNSGGGAGKQQSQNSAAKDQDQESLSVGKLSDKSSTSELSLGDDSMRDRASLKSADSSQDLKHASEGEEGGELEEEEVAEASGATVATLEGEFVNGMALEETEKGIMERQGEEHKDDHDPSEDSEEKEKKILLDTVCKTVRWLSAKLGPTVTSRYVARNLLRLLTNCYIGLENHQFVASVSEESSLESVGMGSVYEKKPVVGDHTAGPVLDCLIYIAQLYGEPVLTYQYLPYIGYLVSPPSSQRLNTRKEASLLGAVALTQKIIVFLSDTTLMDMLMKINQDVLLPLLDLITTPRMGFPSGVQTRTAVCLKTLSLMALICLRIGREMVQQHMADTLRRFFAVFSLLHFLQPQLETAPRRVVGEVTVVDVFTPEESNVTYEMGVLEELQTVFNPEMAHASYIPFYCLIGDIAIRKVVPNHELVWQLAQSYHQNLSRGGAETNLTTTSSRSVPPPSSGFSRRVGCNPFPAPSTSSTSLGESLPESGTFGSHLVGNRIQVSRDTDLGLGNPWGHSTHTTPITTVSTTPSAGTASFSSSWVTGPTPEDSALKQELPRSSRSLQGNWLAYWQYEIGLNQQDPHFHFHQIRLQSFLGHSSTTKCLAPLAGEDYFLSGSKDKTVKLWPLYNHGDGTQEVEPRLTYTDHRKSVFYVGQVEASQEVVSCDGTVHLWDQYTGKFIRSYEAVDGKNPITAVTTMPAPHCSVVFGSADSVLRFIDPRKPGLQHEFRLAYNNVSAGLIRYLAVSPSGRTVAAGFSSGFIVLLDARTGLVLRGWPAHEGDILQMKAAEGNLVISSSTDYTLTVWKDLEHKPLRQYKSQSDPIHAFDLYGSEIVTGTVANKIGVYSMADISMSPVSSTKLSSENFRGTLTSLAVLPTKRLLLLGSENGAIRLLA, encoded by the exons ATGGATTGGCTGATACATGCAGTTGAGAAAGACTTGGGGATCGACCGACGGCAGCAGTGCCTGGGGCCCCGTCCTGGGGAACTTGTTGCCCTTGTTCCTACTCGCTGGGTGATGGCCCTGAGGGAGAGGAGAGTCATGCGCTGTGCCCGATTTGACAGCATCAATGAGGCTGAAATTCGCACGTACCTTCAGTCTGCTCAGGCAAAGTTGCCCCATGGTTGGACACGAGTGTGCATTCAGGGTCTGAGGAAAAGCAAGCTGAGCTACAGATTGGCTAGAGACTCGTGCCCTCAACAAATGGAATCCCAGTCACAGGATTCTTATGTCAAAaccatgcagtgtgtgtctcagcataATGTCAG AAATCTGTGGCGTGAAGCTCATTACAAACTTGTGCAGGCATATTCAGGAGCCAGTGAACAGATGCATATTGCAGCTGTAGATGCAGTACGCCATGCGCTTCAGAAGCTCTTCAATTCCACATTTGTCTCATTGGACAGAGCGTCACCATCTCTTTCTCCAgccagagagaaggagaaagaaaattACTTGCTGCCCTCGTCATCCTGCTTTTCCAAGTCACAGTCCGATCATCTTTGTCCTAACCTTCTACCAGCTGAGTGTCTGATGgaaacagcagaaacactgtATGTAATTCTGCCGTATACTCAGTATTCACTTCATGATATCGTCTCCTTCAGTCCGGCAAAGCTTGCTAACAGCCATGCTAAAGTGTTGTTCATTCTCTACCAGTTACTAATAGCTCTGCAGGCATGTCATGCAGCAGGCCTGTCATGTGGAGAGCTTTCTCTTCAGGACATAGCAGTAGATGAACAGCTCTGCAGCCGTCTCAAGCTTAATCTAGCCCATTATGAGCATTTGGGGACGGAACTGAATGCAGACAGCAGTGTTGGTGGCAGACATGAGCCAAAAAGTGTCCTGCCAAGGGGAAGTGCATGTGTGAGACAAGTGAACAAAAAAATTTGCAAAGACTGCTTTGACGAGCTGAAGACACTGGTTCTGCACTGGGTCCATGGACGAGTTAGTAATTTCCACTATTTGATGGAGCTTAACAGGTTAGCAGGACGGCGAGAAGGAGACCCTAATTATCACCCTGTGTTACCTTGGGTGGTTGATTTCACTGTGCCATTTGGAAAGTTCCGGGACCTCAGGAGGTCAAAGTTCAGACTCAATAAGGGGGACAAGCAGCTTGACTTTACATATGAGATGACCAAAGAGGCTTTGGCAGCTGCAGCGGGTAATGGGGTTGGTGGAGGCGGTGTAGGTGGAGACCTTGGTGGCTGTGTAGGCGCTAGCGGTGCTGGACAGTCTGACCACCTCCATGTACCTCATCATATATCTGATGTGCTGTCAGACATCACCTACTATGTCTACAAAGCACGGCAGACACCCAAGTCAGTGTTATGCAGCCATGTCAGGTCACAGTGGGAGCCCAATGAATACCCAGCCAGTATGGAGCGCATGCAGAGCTGGACCCCGGATGAGTGCATTCCAGAGTTCTACACAGATCCCTCCATTTTCCGCTCAATCCACCCCGACATGCCAGACCTGGATGTGCCTTCTTGGTGCAAGTCCTGTGAAGAGTTTATTGAGGTTCATCGTCGCCTCctggagagcagagaggtgTCACAGCATTTGCATCACTGGATAGATCTCACATTTGGCTATAAGCTTTCAGGTAAAGAAGCTGTCAAGGCAAAGAATGTGTGCCTGCATCTTGTGGACAACCACACCAATCTGACTACTTATGGTGTAGTACAGTTGTTTGACCAGCCCCATCCACCCCGCTTATCTCCTGCACAGTACGCCCCAGCAGAACCTCCTCTCCTTGGCCTTGCTGCTCTTAATGTGCCTTCACTACACATCCCTCCAATAGACACTGTGGCTGACACTGTGGATGGGTTGGTGCCTGAGTCAACAGGCTGTGAGTCCAGTGGCTGGACAATGGTAGACAGAGATGAAGATCTTGAACAAGGTACAGAAGCTCTGGACTCATTAGCATCCACTGGCTCTTCCACTTCTGCACCTTGCTCTGTGCCACTGCCAAGCATCAGCACAGTGGGAGGAAaaacaggagagcacacagcacacattGTGTCTCAGTCTCCAAGCTCCTTCCCTGGTGATTTCAGTCTGCGGAGTGCCATGTTACAAAGAGGCGGGTCAATGAACAAAAAACATGGGGAAGGGAGTGTGACTGCCACCAATGCAGAGGAAAATAAGATCACTCTCCCTGAAGGCTTCAACCCATTGCAGCCCTTAGAAGAGCTGGAGAAGCTGAACAACTTCTTGGTGAAAAGTCTTCAAGCTGAAGTATGGCATCCTGAAGCATCTGGTGACCGTATGGGGCAGGGCTTGATAACTGAATCTCTACCCTCTCTTATTCTACTCTACCAAAGAGACATGCAGGCCCTTGGTGTCCTCATTGCAGAGATATTCTACTCTGGTAAACTGAGAGGACTGAAACCAGAAACCCCCCTTAGACAGCGTTTCCAAGCCGTTTTGAAGCTATGCTCTGCCAACCTCCGTGATGTGCCCCTGTCTTTGCACAATGCTCTTGAGACACTCCTGCAGATAGAGAAGCACTGTGGAGTAGCACACAGAGAACTACCAGATTGCCCATACCCACTCCTTTTCAAATATGACCCCATCTGTGATGGTCTTCCTCCTCCAAACCCCTACCAGTTACTGAACTCCATTATTTCCCCCTTACCTTTCCCTTCCTATTTTTCAGCACTTCACCAGTTTATCTTTTCTTACCACACCAAGATTGAGACTCTATGTAGCATACAAGGAAGAGATGTTGTCTTTTACCTATGGCAGCAACTTGAAGCACTGTTGCGGAGTAATATCACAGCGGAGGGTCTTGAAATTCTCCTGCCCTTCATTCTAGCACTCATGCTGGAGGAGGCCACTGCTGTATATGCAGCATGGTACCTTTTTGAGCCCATCTCTCAAGTACTGGGCCCCAGAAATGCACACAAGTACTTACTGAAGCCACTGATCAATGTTTATGAAAACCCTCACTGCCTTCGAGGGCGTTTCTATCTGTACACTGACTGTTTCATTCTGCAGCTGATTGTGAGGCTTGGCCTGCAGGCCTTTCTGTCCAACTTGCTCCCCCACGTGTTGCAGGTCATTACTGGCTTTGAAAGCTGCATCTCAGGCTCTGGCGCTGAAGCTTGTAAAGGACTGAGGACTGGCATGTGTAACctcggagaggaggaggaggaagactttCAGTGTGGTGAAGTGCGGCCATCGTCAGGGTCTGTTGGTGGGAACATGGGAGGTAGCAGTGGTGCCAGCGGAGGGGTGGGAGTGGTGGGAGACTCGGGGCTGGTTGACTACTCCTCTGGCATCAGTCTCAATGACCAAGTGTTTCTGTCAGAGGCAGAGGACTTTCAGAATGGGTTCTATGTCAACAGTGGAGGAGGggctggaaaacagcagagccaGAACTCTGCTGCCAAGGATCAAGACCAGGAGTCTCTAAGTGTGGGGAAACTAAGTGACAAAAGCAGCACAAGTGAACTGTCGTTGGGTGATGACTCAATGCGAGATCGAGCCAGTTTAAAATCTGCTGACAGCAGCCAGGACCTGAAACACGCCAGtgagggagaagagggaggagagctggaggaagaagaggtggcTG AAGCTTCAGGAGCAACAGTTGCCACTCTGGAGGGTGAGTTTGTGAATGGAATGGCActggaagagacagagaaagggaTCATGGAGAGACAAGGGGAGGAGCACAAGGATGACCATGACCCATCAGAAGActctgaagagaaagaaaaaaagattcttCTAG ATACAGTCTGCAAAACAGTTCGATGGTTATCAGCAAAACTTGGACCGACAGTGACGTCTCGATATGTAGCAAGAAATTTGCTGCGATTGCTCACAAATTGTTACATTG gACTTGAAAACCACCAGTTTGTGGCATCTGTGTCTGAGGAGAGCAGTCTGGAGAGCGTGGGAATGGGCAGTGTGTATGAGAAGAAGCCTGTGGTTGGTGACCATACAGCAGGACCTGTGTTGGACTGCCTAATCTATATAGCTCAACTTTATGGAGAGCCTGTGCTCACCTACCAGTATCTGCCTTATATAGGATATCTG GTGTCACCACCTTCCTCTCAGCGTCTTAACACACGTAAGGAAGCCAGTCTGCTTGGAGCTGTTGCACTTACTCAGAAGATCATCGTGTTTCTCTCTGATACCACTCTGATGGACATGCTCATGAAGATCAATCAGGATGTGCTTCTGCCTCTGTTGGATCTGATTACTACCCCCCGTATGGG GTTCCCCAGCGGGGTGCAAACACGAACGGCCGTCTGTCTGAAGACACTCAGCCTGATGGCTCTCATCTGTCTGCGCATCGGGAGGGAGATGGTACAGCAGCATATGGCTGACACACTGCGTCGGTTCTTTgctgttttctctctgctgcattTTCTACAGCCCCAG CTGGAGACTGCACCTCGCAGAGTGGTAGGAGAGGTCACGGTTGTGGATGTCTTTACACCTGAAGAATCAAATGTGACGTATGAGATGGGGGTCTTAGAAGAGCTGCAGACTGTATTCAACCCTGAGATGGCCCATGCTTCCTACATTCCTTTCTATTGCCTCATAG GTGACATAGCAATTCGGAAAGTGGTTCCCAATCATGAGTTGGTCTGGCAGCTGGCCCAGTCCTACCATCAGAATCTGAGTCGGGGTGGTGCAGAGACAAACCTTACTACAACATCCTCCAGGTCGGTGCCACCTCCATCCTCTGGTTTCAGCAGACGTGTGGGATGCAACCCATTCCCTGCTCCCTCAACCAGCTCCACCTCGCTGGGAGAATCTCTCCCTGAATCAGGCACTTTTGGTAGCCACTTGGTGGGGAACCGCATCCAAGTGTCCCGAGACACTGACCTTGGTTTGGGCAACCCTTGGGGACACTCCACTCATACCACACCCATCACCACTGTGTCCACCACTCCATCTGCAGGTACagcttctttttcctcctcctgggTGACGGGCCCCACCCCAGAGGACAGTGCCCTAAAACAGGAGCTCCCTCGAAGCAGCCGGTCCCTGCAGGGCAACTGGTTGGCTTATTGGCAGTATGAGATTGGTCTTAATCAACAGGATCCACATTTTCACTTCCATCAAATCAGACTTCAGAGTTTCCTGGGTCACTCAAGCACCACAAAGTGTTTGGCACCCTTGGCAGGAGAGGATTATTTTCTCTCTGGTAGTAAAGACAAGACTGTGAAGCTCTGGCCCCTCTATAACCATGGTGATGGCACACAGGAGGTGGAACCAAGGCTGACATATACAGACCATCGGAAATCTGTCTTCTATGTTGGACAGGTAGAGGCTTCTCAGGAGGTGGTCAGCTGTGATGGTACTGTGCACCTGTGGGACCAATATACAG GCAAGTTCATCCGCTCATATGAAGCTGTGGATGGAAAGAATCCCATTACAGCTGTCACCACCATGCCAGCTCCAcactgcagtgttgtgtttggCAGCGCAGATTCTGTTCTCCGCTTCATTGACCCTCGCAAACCTGGATTGCAG CATGAATTTCGTCTGGCATACAACAATGTGAGCGCTGGGCTCATCCGCTACCTGGCAGTGAGCCCTTCAGGGCGCACAGTGGCTGCAGGTTTCTCATCTGGCTTCATTGTTCTGCTAGACGCACGCACAGGGCTTGTATTGAGGGGCTGGCCAGCACATGAGGGCGATATCCTCCAAATGAAG GCTGCAGAAGGAAACTTGGttatcagctcctccaccgactacacactgactgtgtggaaAGATCTTGAACATAAGCCTCTACGCCAGTACAAGTCACAGTCTGACCCCATCCACGCCTTCGACCTTTACGGTTCGGAGATTGTAACCGGAACAGTGGCTAACAAGATCGGTGTGTACTCCATGGCCGATATCTCCATGAGTCCTGTTAGCAGCACAAAGCTTAGCTCAGAGAACTTCCGCGGCACTCTGACCAGCCTGGCAGTCCTGCCCACTAAGAGGCTTCTGCTGCTGGGCTCTGAGAACGGTGCCATTAGGTTACTGGCTTAA